DNA sequence from the Elusimicrobiota bacterium genome:
AAACATGAAGATATTAACACTTATTCTTGCAACAATGTTGTCGGAAGGCGCCGTTATGGCTGTTGAAACGCCCAGCGCGCTGGACCTTTTAAAGTCGGCGGCGGGCGGAGTTGAAGTAAAGAACGATTTGTCCCGGTTGCAGCGCCCTGTGGCTGTTGAAGCCCCGCAGAACGGCGGCAAAGTTTCCAAACAGGAAGCGGCGGTTCCCATCGGGCCCGTTCCCGGCCTCTCCCAGTCCGGCGACCTCCCGCTGCCGAGCCTTGGTCCCGACTCCGATGGCGCATTCCGCCCGGCTGTCGGATACACAGAGGGCGGTTCTTTTTCATCCGCGCAGGCCGGCCCCGCCGGAGCGCCCGGCGAACTGCGCGTCATGCAGTGGAACGCCAGCCGCGGCGAACAACTGGACAAGCTGCTGGAAGTTATAAAAAAAGCCAATCCTGACGTCCTTATATTGTCCGAGACCGACCTCTACGGCAAGATCGCCAAGGGAAAGGTTACGGCCCGTGAGATAGCCTCGGCGCTGGGCTACAGCTACTATACAGCCTCGGAATTCGGAGAACTGCGCGATGATCGCCGCGGCTCAAGCGGCAACGCTATAGTCTCCCGCTATCCCC
Encoded proteins:
- a CDS encoding endonuclease/exonuclease/phosphatase family protein → MKILTLILATMLSEGAVMAVETPSALDLLKSAAGGVEVKNDLSRLQRPVAVEAPQNGGKVSKQEAAVPIGPVPGLSQSGDLPLPSLGPDSDGAFRPAVGYTEGGSFSSAQAGPAGAPGELRVMQWNASRGEQLDKLLEVIKKANPDVLILSETDLYGKIAKGKVTAREIASALGYSYYTASEFGELRDDRRGSSGNAIVSRYPLSGGKFTALPIMKGEGGYDWADDGGQPRTGQRNSISAYIEAPGKGGKSVRINLVSMHTENKANAKVRLAQFETAVKALTIPGEPTILAGDLNTISIGEGGSFRNYLKKVSLIDCSSGNNQGTHMLNMRLDWVILQPGAENALVSKSYHVINKEGASDHSPIIADFQIK